CGGACTGCATGCTTCACAGGGCTGGCTTTGATTTTCTCGTTCACGGATCACTGATAAACTGTTATATGATTTCACTGCCTCATTAAACAAATCCAGAGTTGAGATGTCAGAGATGTGGGGTTGATATAAACTGAGCTCTGGAAGATTTTCTCTTACTGTGGTTCTCCTTGTTACTTCATTACCTCCTTCTACGCATAGTTTCTATACATATGACTATGGCGTTCTCACATCATATCAGTTATTGATCATATCAGCCATGCACATTATCTACTGATTTATTGTCACCTGTATACTAAAATTAACAATTGGCATAGAACTGGCACTTTTTCTAAATAAAGTCTttctaaatgtttaaatttgtgTCTGGTTgttctttattataaataacaaaaacttGTACCTAGGAATAACACAAATCTATTAAAAACAGTTCAAATCATTCCAATTTAAGATCAATCTTTCATCAATAGTAGATCAATAGTAATCTATCGTAACACAACAGGTGTTCTGGATGTATAAGGGGGTAGGCGGAGGCTTTTGTTTTACTTAAAGAGCTATTTAAGTAACTTGGTTAACAATTTTCTTTGCTGGCCAAAGGATAAACAATGTTAGTAAATTTGAAAACAGGAGGGTTAACGAAATACATTCCATGTTTGGGGGTATGTGTCATCAGGCAGTGGGTGTTTGTCGTGCATGTGGATGTCGCACAATACTGTGAAAAActatatgatgtgtgtgtttaatatttaaacactAAACAAAGGTTGGAATACTCCACAtgtcttaatttgattatttcttaTTCTGACTTTTACCTTATTCAGGTGAAGATAATCAGAAAAGGCTGTTTACATGATAAAGTCTCAGACTATTGACTTAATCGGGTTGATATCAGAATACTGGTGTTCATGTAAACGTGTCTAATAGACAAGTGCTGTAGAGAGAAGTTTATGACATTCAACACAATCAAGGAGAAAAGACGATCTGCAGAGATTGATATTTTGCATGTATGTAAGTTGCCTGTATTTCATAAAAGTGACAATAAATCTGATTCTGAAAAGTTGCCGTAAAATCTAAAACCTATTTTCCAGCCGAACCCTTTTGAAGGACATCCCATAACGTCGGAGGACTCACCCTGAGAGATGAGGATGGGATACTCCAGGTATGTTGGAGGAGGGTAGTCATAGTACATCTGGTACGTTACAAATACAATGTACCTGTGAAGAACAGAACATGCTGTCAGGTTATTGTTCAGCACTGATTGAAATTAAACACAGGAGCCACGTTCAAaagcaaacacatacacaatgagTAATGTAGTGGAGAGGATTTTCACTGCTGAAGCTCAGGTGTCATCTAACTGATAGACTGCTTGGTAACCAAACACATTAAACAAACTGGGGAAGGAGCTTTCTTCAGCCAGGTCTTTTATCGTCCTTGAGCGAAACAACTTCAGAGACTCCCAGTAGAAGATCCTGTTTACCAAGCTAACGTACAGCTGGATGCATGTGCTTACAggctgtgtgtgtaggtttctATGAGCAGGCATGGTGAAAGGCTCTGAAACAGATGCAAGGTGAAGCTGCCATGATGCTCAACAATCAAACGTGTCATTTGAGAGGAAAGCTGAACATGTTAGAAGTAGAAGTGGCTTTTACACAATTCCCCTAACATCCtggaaaaaagtttaaaaaaaataagttcTCTCTCACCGACTGCAGCTCAGGAGACAGATTTGAGTTTTACACCGACATGGATCATTAAGTCAGCTATGAATTTTATCAGGGGTTTTATCCGAACAAAGACTCGTAACATTACCAGAAGCACAGTCGATGGTGGCACTTTGCCATCATTTAGATTCAGCTTTTTTGCTCTCAGACAGGCTGGATAATGAAGAGGTCTGAATGCGAAAGCTGCAAATCTCAAGCAGCCAGTGGAATAATTTCACAGTCAGACGTGTTGATCGATAAAAGTAGACTGCCCGCTGATTTAAtctgggcttttattttgttcgGAGCAAGAACACATGATTTACTGCAGCTTCACTATGTGGTCATAGACTGTAAATCCAGATTCGTCCCACAATGTGACGATGCCTAATACCAGAGATCCATTAGAGATGACAAGGGTGAATATATGTTTAGccaggaatttttttttccctctggaCTACAGACTTGCTTTGTAATTTatatcaagaaaataaaagcactgcTGCATAAACGTCTCTCCCAGTGCAGCTTTGATAAGGCTTGGCTCTTTCCCTGTAGCATGCACGATGACGGCAGCCTATCGCTCACCAACATAGTGGAGACGCTGAGTTCGGAGCAGCTGCTGCCaggcacagaggagagagaggacactgaGACATTACACAGGCGGGAGACACAAATATGCTTAGTCCTAAACTACAAATAATCCTGGTGACAAGTGGACGCATATGCTTTGGAGAAAAACACTGATTTAACATCACGCTACACAGTGGGCTCATCCAGATGTTGGGACCAACATGGAGACAGTTTCTTTCTCCTCATGAAGTCTTCAGATCATAAAAACAACAGTTATTTAATGGCCTTCACAGTGATTTGTATTGTGGATTTGTATTATTGTGGATTTGTATTCTTTATTAAAGGGGCAGCTTTTGAGTTGTGTGCCTTAAATGTCAGTGAGTGAGCAAACAGGAGACAATCTGCTCGTGTCCTATTTAGAACTTAATCTAcccaaaaaaatgaatgagCTGAAGGGATTTGCATGACGCAAGCAGAGGGGCGGGGAGGATGGTGGGGCTTAAATATAGTTCTAACGTTTTATTAGAATGTTAAAAAACTGGTGGTGGATCAGATCTATGCCGATATCCCCTCCATGTACTAGGGTTCAGTGTTTGGTTACAAATCACAGTTAGGAGGATGTACAccctaacaaaaacaaaaaggaaacgaTAAATTGGACAGATTTTAAAAGGAGTCtggctgtgtggttttctgcaCATGGGATACACACTCTGGTGAACAGGAAGACAACGTAATAACATTATTTAATCATCTGCACAGGGATCCCACTGAACCCAGGGTTGTGATGACCAACcctaacacgcacacacacacgcacgcgcacacacacacacacaaacacacacacacacacacacacattgtcctaCCCGGTGAGCTCCAGCAGCAGGCTGGGGAGACTCACTCCGCTGGAGGACTTGTTCCTGATCAGCACGAAGATCTGCGGGAACTTCAGCACCATGCACACGAACAACGTGCTGACGTTAGCAACATGCAACAGCGCGTCCGGCTGCATCTTCCGCTCCGTTCACACCTTCTGCTTCCAGGCGGATCTCTGAGGACTTTCCCTCCACCTACAGCCAGATGTGCTGCTACTATCACTGCTACTAGTGCCGCTGCTGATGGTGATGCACTGTCAGCAGTGATTAATAACATCATTCACAAACAACTTTCCTtttaaactttcaaaataaaagcaggtaACCCTGAAATGGGATATCGTGACTCAGTTGCGATAAATGTGTACGGTTAAAAGTGCAAAGGttgaaaaaagtgaaataacaaatcaaaatggGGTTGGAGACAATTGCGGATAATCACGGGAAATCACGAATGAGATAgaagaaaagtattttattttgaaggcagtCTTCTTTGCTTCCCTTTGTTCTATTTCCTGCCAGCTGGTATCCTCTCTCACTTCCGCATACATCCGCTGAAAGCTGATTCATGCATGTGATTGGCTCTTTGTGCACAGTTTGAAACCGTGGGGTGTGCtgttcctctcttcctgtccttTAATGTTGAAACCATCGTTGAAACGTTGCAACTACACCATGAGAACAAAGTGACACATAATCTGTCACATTATCAACTCTCAACATAGAATCATTCTACATTCTGCCTTTAGATTGAAGTTTAAATAAACTATGACAAATGGGGGCAGGAATCAATAAGTATTAACTTAATtttggtcattatttatttttgtgttgtcaAAGTTCACTTGTTTGTATaccttttttcttatttgcttgtacatttttttattttaaacataaaaagcAAACTAAGCCTAATTAGCATATTGCATCATATTGTATTATCTAACCCTTTCTCTCCTCaggggttgtgttgtgtcttcagcAAACAGTCTTGAGGTAGGATGCTCTTATTAGTTAGTTAATGTGATTAAAGTAATATTCTTTATCTATTAACAAGttataaatgaaatatacttTTGGTTGTTTCTCCATTTTTGGCAAAATGATCAGGATAGCCTTTatatttcctctctttgtccACTGCATGGCTCAGCCTTGCTTGCTTTCCAGCAGGTGCTACAGGCAGAACAGAAGGTGAACTGTCACACTCTGTTCATCTGTTGTTCACACCGGCAGCGTGGCTCACAGAGCTCTGCGTGTTTTTCAGCCTCCACAATAAGTTTTGTGTCATCAATCGTTCATCCAGCAGCACCCCTGCTCTCGGGTCTGATCACCCTTCGGTGGGTCGGCCTCAGGAGAAGGTGTTTTGTGAGTAAAAGGCCGAAACACCCAGAGACACTGAGGAACACAACACAATGGAAGATGTGTCCCATGCAGCCTGACATCATCTGGGGGCCAACCTGTTGCCCTTTATCAGGATGTGGGAGCTGTAACACACAGTCCTATACTAACCAATCTGCTGCACTCATtaaacctgttttattttttatagcttttatCCACTATTACCATGAATAAAATCCATCCAGTACAACCAGTTTCCTTAACAGAGCAAAATCTTTATTCCAATGAGATGTTGACTTTGATCATCTGAAGATCATAGCAGacaacaacattttcattaaaattTAGACAAAGGAGCAATGATTAACAACAACATTACATCAGCATGGTGGTTTTTCAGGCAACAGTGCAAACACAAGAGGTAAGCTGCCTGTCCTGTAAAGTACAGTTGGATGCACTACATTCTTTGAAAATcgacaaaataaaatcattgaaGTTCCATGGCTTAGGTCCTGAAGTTCAATGGCTTAGGTCCTGAAAAACACATAACTGCTGTTTGtattaccaaaataaaatatattccaACAGCATCAGTAAACATATGATTCAAATGTTAATTTGATTGATGGCGCTGTTGTTAAACTATATGCTATGTTCTACAGCTCTACATCCACTTGCACACTTTTCGTTCTCTATtgtgttctttgttttgttttgctcatcCAAGTTTCATCAGGTCTCATGTTGAATTATCAAGTATCTGGTTAAATAGTTGATGGAGCTCAGATGACACGAATCTGATCTGCCGACCTCTTGGCTTCTCATCTGTCTTTATCTGGTGAGTGAAAATCTTTAACACAATACtttacataaacacaacatgcaTTAACTCAAATATGATCAATGTATGATTGACTTATCTGGAAAATTAGCTGATGTAGGACAGCAAATATGGCTTCTAACAACATGTCTATACTTGACTTTAACTTGGTGAGTGTCACATATTTGTGAAGTTTGCAGAGTCCTGGCTAAGATAAAACCTGATGTTCAGAGATCCTGATGTAAAGTGAACTGACTCGTCTGCAGAGCGGTCTAGCTGGGCAGCATCTCTGGATCCCGCTTGCTCTTGTGAGAGCTCCCAGACCAGAGCAGCAGCCGGTCCAGTCTGACCAGTTCTCTTCCCAGTGGAGTGGACAGATTGCTGCTGAACATCTGGGTGGTGGTGTTGGGGACGCGATCAGAGAAGAGCGACACGTAGCTGGGTAACGGCTCCTCTGACTTCAGctgtccctgcagagacacaggggTCCGAGCTTAAGAAAGAATTCACCGGGCAAATTAATCTTATTTAGACGTGTTTACTGCAGGTTTCTGAGAGTATTGTTTAAGATTCAGGCTGCAGCATTAACCCATCTGTAGATATTAAATCATTTTGCTTCTCTAAAGACAAGACAACACAGCATGGTTGTTGCAAAAAGGATGTTCCTCTGTCAATACCTGGTTAGAAGCCATCTCTAATTTCTTTCATATGGAGAGGGTCAGTTTCTCTCAGCTCTACAACCTTTCACATAAAGTGGCAAACTTTTTGGTCTTATCTGTCGAGAACTAAAATGTGAAACAGTTGATACTTCAAATACCATCACGTAGATATGTGGATAATAGATATATTGATTTTTATTGTACATGTTTCTGTTGGTTACTGTGACATATTGCAAATATTTAATCAGTTTGGTGCTGATTGCTGTACAGATTAAAACCCAATATGAGTACAGCTTTGCTTGTTGATGCTTcttttttgtctctgttcttTTTGTAGTGGTTGTTTATTTCCTGTGTAGCACGAATGAATCAGAGACAAGAATAACAACATGAATTGTCagatatattttctgttttcagtcCATTTTTGTTGTTAATTTCAGcttgaaatatctcaacaacatTTGAGCAACACATGTAGTTTACATTTGTCTTACCAGCTGATCATAGTTCCTGAGAAAGCTCCAGTTCTTCTCCCTGTGGACCACAATTTATTTGTTAGGATGAGTCCTGTAATCTTTTGGCTGGTCATCAAGACGAAAATATTCACATCAGTTGATGTTGACAGTTATTGGataaatgtgatattattattgtttatcaagtttaaagactgaaatcaaacaGTTGATAAACAGCAAATCCTTTTACACAACCAAGGTAGATCATTAAAACAGTATATACCTCTTCTCTGTGCTGCACAAAGCAAAGCCATGCAGTTTATCAATATATAGTGAACATTTGAGATCTGCTTAAAATAAACTTGACTTTAGATTCTTAGCAACAACACGTGTTAAAAACAAGTCTGCACCTACCATTCCCTCAGgcctctcctctcactccacACCAGCTCCCTCCACAGCTGGTCCCGGGTCGCAGGATCTCTTCTGTCCGGactctgctccacacacaccgGGTCTCCTCCTCTGGCGCGCCGCGTCCTGTCCGCTGGAGGCTGCGTTGTTGTCGGCCTGTCTCCGGTGGATCTCTCCGGTAAGCGGTATCCTGCAGAGGAGGCACGTCTCACGTTGTTCAGGTCCATGGTCGCTAAGTAGATACGTCTGATCGATAAGTCAGATATATACTTAGAGTTGGTTATTGCGCATAAAGGAGTTCAAGTCAACCGGGGGTTTCATGCGTCAGTGATCAGAGacacaatcactgcaggagttGTGTTGCACGTTTCCATGGAGACGGTGTTCGAACCACAGACATCACACTGTGTTCTTCATCAGCTGATTGACACTTTCACAATAAAGCAGACCACACAGGTTACATTTGAAACCTGCATTATCCATACAtccatttagttatttatttatacgaAAGTTTATACAATAAtttctgtattcatttatttatacatgccAACAATTATTTATAATGGatgtatttataaatgtattcattAGTGTTAACATACATTtctataattttttatttatctctaCATTTATGTATAAAATCAGTAGGGCAATAATCAGCAGCGATTATCAGCTGTAGGAACTCACAAGATATAACTCATAAATGCACAGTGCATCCGAATAAGTAGCTTCTCTTCAGGAATTTGTTTATTGTTCTTGTTCTCTTCCTTCTTTTCATGATTGGTAATGAAAAAAGGCAGGGAGGTATTTTGTAGTCTGGCCTTACAGGTTTATAATGgtggctgaacacacacagttattttTGATGCAGCATGCACTACCTTTTTTCAGTTGCCATATTTCCAAACCAGACAGTTATTGCAAAGGTAAGGATGCTCTCCACTGCTGCAGGGGAAAATGCATCAAGCCTTTGCTGAAAACACCCCATTTTTCAACTGtctcaaaatgaaaagtctGTGGTGTGCTTTCTTTCAGAACAGTGGTGTTGTTGTAgcaactgttttaaaaaaaatattaagccCAGGTAAAGGCATCATTGAATTGCTGGTTacatattgtgtttatttttggtcTCATGTCCAGAGTTCTCAGTCATCTTTGCATAATTTGAGGAGACctttcatcagcatcatcatatCCATTGCTCTGTTGATTGTTGACATAAAGGCACTTCTGCCCTGGATAGCCAGAAAAGCAGACAGGTGCTGAAGGAAAGAATGAATATGCTCTGACTGCTTGCACCAGTGAGATTAATGTCAACCAGAGGACGAGACAGAGGCCGCCACATGTGCTGCAGGCTCTTCAGGTTGAATGAACACCGGTATCTATCAGTGGTGCTGCTCTCCCTGAATGTGGCCTCTCAGAATGGTCATCCATGGGAAGTGGATCCCATATGTTCCCACTCGCCCCTGGGATATTACCATCTGCTGGATGGAGAGACTAAGGCAGGAGTTGGGCTTAAATATATCTGCATCCACAGTCCAGCTCAGTTAATTCCAAgaataataaaactaaatgtacccataaaaacatatatagtTTAATACCAATGATGTGCTTATATATTACATGTAAAAAAATGCTTAAAGGTACGGTGTGTAGAATTTAATGGTGAAGTTTTATGTTGCAACTGGATAcatcacctcatcctccccttccaaacataaaagaaaacatgtggtagccttcagtcgTCATACAAGCTCTGAGGGCTACCACACACTTGTGAAAACCTCAATAGGATTAATTTCTGCCAATACATCCCTTTTACCTACATCTTACACTCTGAGCCtttaacattatttaaaataacatctAATCTGGAAATGCTATTTCACATCGGATAGACATTATTAAAGCTGAAGGAAATTCTTGTGCCAGCCTGATTCAAGATTACAGAAACACAATATACAAAGTACAGAGAATAACACAATAGATTTGTAggtgttaaaaaatatataagtgaaaataaaaatataaagtgtGTATGGAGTAAATGAGGTGCCTAATAAATAAcaatagaaaatgaaataaaataggTTACATGAGACAATCAGCGGCAATAAAGTATTTCCCTAAGTACTCTTTGCTTTTGTCTGTATTTTATCCATAGACTCTATTTGATCTGACAGACAGATTTCACCACACTTATTGCGAAGACAGGAAGTGCGCAGCGACCGCCTTTATTCTGAAGCCTGAATGCCGAAACCGGATCTAGAATTACCACACAATTTAAACACAGATGACGGAAATTAATTCCTGTGGATCCCCGGGCATTTTCCTGATGAGAGAACTGAGACCAGCAGCAAGGTCAAGGTAACATGAATGGTTTCTGCATCACTGCGCTAAAGACGGAGCGTCACACTAtgtgtttcctccctctctcctgtcgCTGCGTGTGATCTGAAGCAGTTTGGGGGTTCGTGCTAATATCTCTGCTGGATATCTGTCACATCGCAGCTAATGTGAGGAGGAGCTTCAGCATCGCTCCGGAGAAGTTTATCCACAATGTACGAGCATCAAACCCCAGGGTGCTAACTCATTAACAGCAGGCGTCAATAGAAACACacgtgtgatcagtgtgtgtgttggtctgtgtgtgtgtgtgggtgtgtgccaGAGGCTTTTAAACATGCTAACAGTTCCCTATCAGCTCCCTGGGCTGAGTTGTGTTCCCAGAAGAAGTTAACCAGGAACCATTGGAATCCGGGATGAGACCATAGGTGAGACCCGTGGTGAGAGAGCATCACAGAGGTCCAGACGTGTGAGATGAGGGAGtggtctccccccccctcagctgcACCGCTAGCTCAATGCTACAGCAGACGTCCAGGCTAAACCTTCAGAAAGTGAGCATCAGTCAGCCCAGGGTGATGGTATATATCCATCCAcgctgtgtctgctgctgcactgtgtacagacatgtttgtatttatgagGCTATTTGTGAAAAACTAGTGTTGAGTGGATGCCTGTGAATGAGTGGGATGCATACAGGTGTTCTCAGTTATTCAGACCAAGGGAGGAGACCTGTGTTGACAGTGCCATGACATGTTGACATGTACAAATGATCCTCTACTGAGGCTAATACACCCTTTTCGCAGCAGACATTTTGGCATGCAATATAAGGTTACCATAGGTGTCATCcataaagggatagttcacctaaATATGCAAATTCTgtcattatccactcaccactatgaTGATGGAGGTGTGGGTGAAGTGTCTGACCCACAAAACCCTTCAGGagtttcagggttaaacagCGTTGTAGCCAAATCCAACACAATTGAAGTAGATGTCGACGGATTCGGGATTGTGAACCTGAACCAACAAACCCAGAACGCTACATAAACGTTGCAGTCAGCTAAGATTAGGATTAGAAGATTATTTTCCACTCTGTATCTATTGTTCacacaatgaatgaatgaatgaatgagcgGTTGTATGCACTGCCACACTCCTACAGCCAGGGATAATGCAACAGGCAAGGCAAAGGAGGAAGTAGGCTGTGGCCCCTAAACTGAGAGGGGGCCCCTGAAAATGGCTGATTTTTTGAGAACCCCCTTAAATAATATGATCGGCTATGTACTGGACACTCCGACTGGCTGCTTTGCTCCAAGCAGTGGGTCCCAAAAGGTTCCAGGAGGTCAGTTTGTTGTGGTATTGTCTCTTCATTAGCGGTGAGGATGGGAGCAGGATGATGTCATCGGTCAGACAAACAAGAGGCTTATTGCTAAACTAGGACATTGTCCCATGTCACACTGCAAAGGCCTAATCTCTGGATAGCCAGTCTTTGACCTCAGAGAAGCATAGGGAGATTATCATAACACTTTTCTCAGCAGGGTAGTACatagatgctgctgctgcaatgaTAAATTAGTCTCTGTTTAGGTATTTCAGGTGTTAGATTTAACGTAGATTATCTAGtcagtgctttttttttgtctgatatCCTGCAGCTGTCTTCCGTTCAGTAACGGTGTTGATGAATGTTTTTCCATGTGAGACTCATTTTACACCTCGTTTATGACATCTGCTTTTAGTGCTTGTTTAGCCTAGCAGACATTTTGAATTAATGTGTAGAACCTGAATTGTGGGAGAAATTTGTCTATGCATAGTCTGTATTGGCTTATTTGGAATTGATGAGAAGGTCTACTGTTATTATGTAAAACTCAGGTTCAACATTACACTTCTACTTAGAAAAAGATAATAAAGTCTCACTTTTGTCCCAAAGCTCATCAAACTGAGCTTGGACCCCAACAATAACAGCATAAGATTACTTGTTTGTTTGAACTTAAAAAAAGCATACCGCCAGATAATCAGATATGGAGTTAGAATTACAACAAGACCTTTTTCTCTGGAGACATTTGATCATGTCCCAGCAGTAAAAAGCAGAGGCATGATGCTGGCTCACTGTTGCACTGTCATGGTTTACCGGGACAATTACAGTATAGAGCCTCTCATGCTGCAGCTAGCAGGGAATTGCTGACTTCAGGCAAAATcggacaaaaacaacaaacctcTTTTCTGTGACCTCAATGAAAAATGCAGTTAgcgaaagatgtgaaggagaattCATGGGGGCTTAGGACAACTAGATAATTTGAGTATGCTTTTTCTAACCATCTTTATTTAGAACAAATGGAAGAGAAGTACAGGGCTGCACAGTGGGATGGTGGTTTGCAATGAAACCCCACAGCAAAAAATTCAaccggggtctttctgtgtggagttgaATGTTCTTCCCGTGTGTGGGTTTTGTGAAATTGAAtgatttcactttcactttgtaTGTTGGCTCTGGTACCAagcctcttgcccaatgtcagctgggattggctctacTCTCTGCCCGCGACCAtcaagatggatggatggatgaatggaagtTAATTACTCATAGGAATTGATGACGATATAGATAATGTTGTGCTGAAACTACGAAGGTACGTCACCTTTTTGTGGCGGCTTAAACTTCTTTCTTATCGTGGAACGATAAATTACCCCCTGTATACTATGTAAAGTAATATAAGAAAGGAAGCACCTTTCCTTAGCATTTAGAGAATTCTATCAGCTTTTACGATTGCTGCCACTAAAATACCTCCTGGTCTTCTTACTTAGTTAGAAACTTTCTGAGTTGAAAAGAGAAGGCCACCACAGCCAGCTCTCTTATTGGTGCTTCAGCAGGTTGAATGCCAAACGGACAATGGCCTTTAAAGTGAAGCACACTTGTCAAAGTCACAACCACCACGTTGACGCACTttaatgctgtgtgtgtgtttgcactgtcACCTCACAGCCACATTCTCTGCACTGTGGGTCTTAATGGTCAGAagaggtggtgggggtggggtcaGCAGTGCACCTGGCAGGGAGGTGAGAGTGACATTTCAGCTGGAGAGAGTCAGAAGTGACAACACTGTCCCTTGAAGGTGTGCAGGCTGTAAATCTCTTCTGACCTGGGAGTCAAGGATCAACGCATTATTTTTGTTTCCCCACCACGGATGGAAGAAGACCTGCCACTTctctgcctctgattggcttacACCTACAGTATATTCTTACCTGACCCCAACAAATCTTCAATCTTCATGTCCAAACCTATTGCAGTCAAATACAGGTTAACAGCAGGTCTTCTTCCAACTAGGGTGAGGAAAAAATCAAGCCGGATCAACAGGGTCTAGCGTGAGACAGGGGAGGTTGGAGGTTGAGGAGGGGATGTTCTTTGTGCTTAGAAGTTGATGTTCGAAGCAGCCTGGGTGGATCCATGTATGTGCCTGTAGACTTTAACTTAGCTGCTCTCATGGAGATCATCAAGAAAGacaatgaagaagaggatgacagTGAGTGTTGGTTGGGAAGATGTTATGTTCAGTATTGCATTTTCAggcttgggtgtgtgtgtaagggcaTTCAGGTTTCTTATAGGCTTTATTTGGGGACAAATTTAAGACTAAATATCAGTCATCTGGGGACGAATTGTCCAACTGGGGACACAAGCTGTTTCCCTTATTTGTGAaaatgctgttgtgttgctcaGTGCTTAGGGTAAGTCTCAGTTTTCTGCTTCCTATTATTGAGATGGTCAGTTTTTCCAGCAGTTAAACAAATGTT
This Limanda limanda chromosome 12, fLimLim1.1, whole genome shotgun sequence DNA region includes the following protein-coding sequences:
- the c12h2orf50 gene encoding uncharacterized protein C2orf50 homolog; translated protein: MDLNNVRRASSAGYRLPERSTGDRPTTTQPPADRTRRARGGDPVCVEQSPDRRDPATRDQLWRELVWSERRGLREWEKNWSFLRNYDQLGQLKSEEPLPSYVSLFSDRVPNTTTQMFSSNLSTPLGRELVRLDRLLLWSGSSHKSKRDPEMLPS